The Clostridioides sp. ES-S-0010-02 genome window below encodes:
- the nadA gene encoding quinolinate synthase NadA: MDKDLTYQIKELKKEKNAIILAHFYQPPEIQELADAVGDSYYLSEIARDCKEEVVVFCGVRFMGESAKILSPEKTVLMPVSNAGCAMADMVDEEGVIKLKQQYPNALVVCYINSTAKVKAHCDVSVTSSSAIKILENIDNKEIIFLPDKNLGGYIAEKFPNKEFIFWDGYCKYHNNIKVAEIIELKEKYKDAEVLVHPECKKEIRDLGDYVGSTSGIIKYATNSKNTDFIIATEEGILHELKKNNPNKNFYIPGGRILCTDMKKTTLENLYSTLKNMENEVIVEDEIMEKALNSLLNMHRLAEG, encoded by the coding sequence ATGGATAAAGATTTAACATATCAAATCAAAGAGCTAAAGAAAGAAAAAAATGCAATAATACTTGCTCATTTTTATCAACCACCAGAAATACAAGAATTAGCAGATGCAGTTGGAGATTCGTATTACTTAAGTGAAATTGCTAGAGATTGTAAAGAAGAAGTGGTTGTATTTTGTGGTGTGAGATTTATGGGAGAAAGTGCTAAGATATTATCACCTGAAAAAACTGTATTGATGCCAGTAAGTAACGCTGGATGTGCTATGGCAGATATGGTAGATGAAGAAGGCGTGATAAAACTAAAACAACAGTATCCAAATGCTTTGGTTGTATGTTATATAAACTCTACAGCTAAAGTTAAAGCACATTGTGATGTTTCAGTTACATCATCTAGTGCAATTAAAATATTAGAAAACATAGATAATAAAGAAATTATATTCCTCCCAGACAAGAACCTAGGAGGATATATTGCAGAAAAATTCCCTAATAAAGAATTTATATTTTGGGATGGATATTGTAAATATCACAACAATATAAAAGTTGCAGAAATAATTGAATTAAAAGAAAAGTATAAAGATGCAGAAGTATTGGTACATCCAGAATGTAAAAAAGAAATAAGAGACTTAGGTGATTATGTAGGTAGTACATCAGGAATAATAAAATATGCTACTAACAGCAAAAATACAGATTTTATAATAGCAACTGAAGAGGGTATCTTACATGAATTAAAGAAAAACAATCCTAATAAAAATTTTTATATTCCTGGTGGAAGAATACTATGTACAGATATGAAAAAAACAACATTAGAGAATTTGTATAGTACTCTTAAAAATATGGAAAACGAAGTTATTGTAGAAGATGAAATTATGGAAAAGGCTTTAAATTCACTGCTTAATATGCACAGATTAGCAGAAGGATAG
- a CDS encoding L-aspartate oxidase produces MNLEQDVLIIGSGVSGLYCALNLDKNLNVLVVSKSTIENNNTYLAQGGISTARNIDDIESFVEDTMKAGQYKNRVEAVKVLADESIENVGQIVDYGMPLDKENGEIDYTREGAHSVNRIVHSKDNTGEVVFKTLLKEAKTRENITLIEDAYLLDILKDGNKCIGARIFKSQKEIHIFSKVVVLATGGIGGLFKNSTNQRHLTGDGIAIALRNNIKIENLEYIQIHPTAFYEENSEGRRMLISESLRGEGAKLLNKNKKRFVDELLPRDVVSKAIFEQMEKDDLPYVYLDATHLDSEYLINRFSFIYNECLNRGTDITKEYIKVSPAQHYFMGGIHVDLDSKTSMENLYAVGEISCTGVHGANRLASNSLLEGLVFSKRAAKNINSVIGSIEVKFIEVANIEVDVEKIKEENKILVIKEIERTSEDFGDELFDY; encoded by the coding sequence ATGAATTTAGAACAGGATGTTTTAATAATTGGAAGTGGTGTTTCGGGACTATATTGTGCATTAAATTTGGATAAAAATTTAAATGTGTTAGTAGTATCAAAATCTACAATTGAAAACAACAATACATATCTTGCACAAGGAGGAATTTCAACTGCTAGAAATATTGATGATATAGAATCTTTTGTAGAAGATACAATGAAGGCTGGTCAGTATAAAAATAGGGTTGAAGCAGTCAAAGTTCTTGCAGATGAATCTATAGAAAATGTAGGTCAAATAGTAGACTATGGTATGCCTTTAGACAAAGAAAATGGAGAGATAGACTATACAAGAGAGGGAGCTCATAGCGTAAATAGAATAGTTCATAGCAAAGATAATACAGGAGAAGTTGTTTTTAAGACTCTATTAAAAGAAGCTAAAACTAGGGAAAATATAACTCTTATAGAAGATGCTTATCTTTTAGATATATTAAAAGATGGTAATAAGTGTATAGGAGCTAGAATTTTTAAGTCTCAAAAAGAAATTCATATCTTTTCAAAGGTAGTAGTTTTAGCTACAGGTGGAATTGGTGGACTTTTTAAAAATTCTACGAATCAAAGACACCTTACAGGAGATGGAATTGCTATAGCATTAAGAAATAATATTAAAATAGAAAATTTAGAATATATTCAAATACACCCAACAGCTTTCTATGAAGAAAATAGTGAAGGTAGAAGGATGCTTATATCTGAATCTTTGAGAGGAGAAGGGGCTAAACTTTTAAACAAAAACAAAAAAAGATTTGTAGATGAACTTCTTCCAAGAGATGTAGTTTCAAAAGCTATTTTTGAACAAATGGAAAAAGATGATTTGCCTTATGTATATTTAGATGCAACACACTTAGATAGTGAATATTTAATCAATAGATTTTCTTTTATATACAATGAATGTTTAAATAGAGGAACAGATATAACCAAAGAATATATAAAAGTATCTCCTGCACAACATTATTTTATGGGAGGGATACATGTTGATTTAGATTCAAAAACATCTATGGAGAACCTATATGCAGTGGGTGAAATTAGTTGTACAGGTGTTCATGGAGCTAATCGACTAGCAAGTAATTCACTACTTGAAGGTCTTGTATTTTCAAAAAGAGCAGCTAAAAATATAAACTCAGTTATAGGTAGTATAGAAGTGAAGTTTATAGAAGTAGCAAATATAGAGGTGGATGTAGAAAAAATAAAGGAAGAGAATAAAATATTAGTTATAAAAGAAATAGAAAGAACAAGTGAGGATTTTGGCGATGAATTATTTGATTATTGA